The following are from one region of the Mixophyes fleayi isolate aMixFle1 chromosome 7, aMixFle1.hap1, whole genome shotgun sequence genome:
- the NME3 gene encoding nucleoside diphosphate kinase 3 isoform X2 yields MICLVLTIFAHIFPTAWTGINERTFLAIKPDGHQRRLVGEIIRRFERKGFRLVAMKMTQASEVLLKEHYFALRDRPFYDRLVKYMTSGPVIAMVWQGLDVVRTARLMLGETNPADSLPGTIRGDFCVDVSRNVVHGSDSRESAQREIALWFQPDELICWQDNAESWIYE; encoded by the exons ATGATCTGCCTGGTGTTGACCATCTTTGCGCACATTTTCCCTACCG CATGGACAGGGATCAATGAGCGCACCTTTTTAGCCATCAAGCCCGATGGGCATCAGAGGCGTCTGGTTGGGGAGATTATCAGGCGTTTTGAGAGAAAGGGCTTCCGATTGGTCGCTATGAAGATGACGCAG GCATCAGAGGTGCTGTTAAAGGAACATTACTTTGCTCTGCGAGATCGTCCATTCTATGATCGCCTGGTGAAGTACATGACTTCTGGGCCTGTGATTGCCATG GTGTGGCAAGGCTTGGACGTGGTGAGGACTGCACGCCTTATGCTGGGGGAGACTAACCCTGCCGACTCCCTGCCGGGAACTATCCGAGGGGATTTCTGCGTGGATGTCAGCAG AAACGTGGTACATGGCAGCGACTCGAGGGAGAGTGCGCAGCGTGAGATTGCTCTCTGGTTCCAGCCTGACGAGCTGATCTGCTGGCAGGATAACGCCGAGAGCTGGATCTACGAATAA
- the NME3 gene encoding nucleoside diphosphate kinase 3 isoform X1 → MICLVLTIFAHIFPTGERPPTWTGINERTFLAIKPDGHQRRLVGEIIRRFERKGFRLVAMKMTQASEVLLKEHYFALRDRPFYDRLVKYMTSGPVIAMVWQGLDVVRTARLMLGETNPADSLPGTIRGDFCVDVSRNVVHGSDSRESAQREIALWFQPDELICWQDNAESWIYE, encoded by the exons ATGATCTGCCTGGTGTTGACCATCTTTGCGCACATTTTCCCTACCGGTGAGAGACCCCCTA CATGGACAGGGATCAATGAGCGCACCTTTTTAGCCATCAAGCCCGATGGGCATCAGAGGCGTCTGGTTGGGGAGATTATCAGGCGTTTTGAGAGAAAGGGCTTCCGATTGGTCGCTATGAAGATGACGCAG GCATCAGAGGTGCTGTTAAAGGAACATTACTTTGCTCTGCGAGATCGTCCATTCTATGATCGCCTGGTGAAGTACATGACTTCTGGGCCTGTGATTGCCATG GTGTGGCAAGGCTTGGACGTGGTGAGGACTGCACGCCTTATGCTGGGGGAGACTAACCCTGCCGACTCCCTGCCGGGAACTATCCGAGGGGATTTCTGCGTGGATGTCAGCAG AAACGTGGTACATGGCAGCGACTCGAGGGAGAGTGCGCAGCGTGAGATTGCTCTCTGGTTCCAGCCTGACGAGCTGATCTGCTGGCAGGATAACGCCGAGAGCTGGATCTACGAATAA